A single region of the Chrysoperla carnea chromosome 5, inChrCarn1.1, whole genome shotgun sequence genome encodes:
- the LOC123299863 gene encoding vacuolar protein sorting-associated protein 29: protein MLVLVLGDLHIPHRCSSLPAKFKKLLVPGRIQHILCTGNLCTKESYDYLKTLASDVHVVRGDFDENLNYPEQKVVTVGQFRIGLTHGHQVVPWGDPDALALVQRQLDVDILISGHTHKFEAYEHENKFYINPGSATGAYNPLDTTIIPSFVLMDIQSTTVVTYVYQLVGDEVKVERIEYKKS from the exons atg TTAGTTTTAGTTTTGGGAGATTTACATATACCACATCGATGTAGCAGTTTACCGGCAAAGTTTAAGAAATTACTTGTTCCTGGAAGGATacaacatatattatgtacaggAAATCTATGTACCAAAGAATCCTATGATTATTTAAAGACATTAGCAAGCGATGTTCATGTTGTTAGAGGAGATTTCGATGAg aatttaaattatcCTGAACAGAAAGTGGTTACTGTTGGCCAATTTCGGATAGGTTTAACACATGGACATCAAGTTGTACCTTGGGGTGATCCAGACGCGTTAGCACTTGTACAAAGACAATTAGatgttgatattttaatatctgGCCATACACATAAGTTTGAAGCGTATgaacatgaaaataaattttatattaatccaGGATCAGCTACTGGTGCTTATAATCCTTTAGATAC AACAATCATTCCATCTTTCGTTTTAATGGATATCCAAAGTACAACAGTCGTAACGTACGTGTACCAATTGGTCGGTGACGAAGTGAAAGTAGAacgaattgaatataaaaaaagttag
- the LOC123300739 gene encoding sarcoplasmic calcium-binding protein, whose amino-acid sequence MAFSLLRRFSCRLYSASEFNLNHIRNKQTWNFNLKCEGKYCKIEWYNQRSKIPVKFEQKPLAIMYVNMLSLREYGTKRDRPEKKIDYNSDSDSDDESHHHHHKRHHHHHHKRGESSFWRRKMRTIHRILDVNKDGVISYDDFKLMADRFVELGHLSPECEVEFYKTIQALWEEQWGEINPYNLVTVEQYLEDMYHVVNDEDRRNRVHLFLPYLFKAVDKDQSGKISVEEFKLFFQCLGLSPESAVATFSIIDKNTDGFLSLDEFVLLGREFLISEDETKVSQMFWGPLIEK is encoded by the exons atggctTTTTCATTATTAAGGCGATTTAGTTGCCGATTATATTCTGCtagtgaatttaatttaaatcatattcgaaataag CAAACATGgaacttcaatttaaaatgcgaaggaaaatattgtaaaattgaatGGTATAATCAAAGATCAAAAATACCAGTAAAATTCGAACAAAAACCGTTAGCAATTATGTATGTAAATATGTTGTCGTTACGAGAATATGGAACAAAACGTGATAGACCAGAGAAAAAAATCGACTATAATTCCGATAGTGATTCAGACGATGAAAGTCATCACCATCACCATAAACGACACCACCACCATCATCATAAAAGAGGTGAATCTAGCTTTTGGCGACGAAAAATGCGTACAATTCATCGAATTTTGGATGTAAATAAAGATGGTGTGATTTCATAcgatgattttaaattaatggcTGATCGTTTTGTTGAACTTGGCCATCTGTCACCAGAATGTGaagttgaattttataaaacaattcaagCATTGTGGGAAGAACAATGGGGTGAAATAAATCCTTATAATTTAGTTACTGTCGAACAATATTTAGAAGATATGTATCATGTGGTGAATGATGAAGATAGGCGAAATAGAGTTCATTTGTTTTTGCCATACTTGTTTAAG GCTGTGGATAAAGATCAATCAGGAAAAATTTCCGTtgaagaatttaaattatttttccaatgtTTAGGATTAAGTCCCGAATCAGCAGTTGcaacattttcaataattgataAGAATACTGATGGTTTTCTAAGTCTTGATGAATTTGTTTTACTTGGTCgtgaatttttaataagtgaAGATGAAACTAAAGTCAGTCAAATGTTTTGGGGaccattaattgaaaaataa
- the LOC123299787 gene encoding vacuolar protein sorting-associated protein 53 homolog, with amino-acid sequence MDISTMDDEEYLEEDDGPELLINFPPEVQAAIEQVLPSNDPLDQPNFNAVDYINTLFPTEQSLSNIDDVISKMELKIRSIDDEISTVVRGQTTSHQDGRLALEQAQRVIRQLFVQVKDIKTKAEKSEEMVREITRDIKQLDCAKRNLTAAITTLNHLHMLVGGLDSLKSLTQKRLYGEIVLPLQAISEVMAHFQNYNDIPQIQDLSQQVAKIHVELAEQITKDFHEAFAGPNAKSFVPNKQLAEACNIVSILDPKVKRDLLKWFINLQLQEYIHLFQENQDTAWLDKIDKRYAWIKRHLLEFEDKFGAMFPVNWEVSERITVEFCRITRDELSKIMQKRKTEIDIKLLLYAIQRTSNFENLLGRRFTGVTLEESSDKVRKTSQIQESAASNVPNDNKIISPFDGLIGQCFEPYLYIYVESINRNLADLIDRFVQDAKQVPPGQIESSDGSSMVLPSCADLFVFYKKCMVQCTQLSCGQSMLDLAAIFQKYLKEYAIKLLQNNLPKIGNNSQTIGSSVSSITRDLQNLSTSGLIQNFSSLLKEGDITRFTKEEQTRICCILQTAEYCLETTQQLEEKLKEKIDSAYKDQINLSQEQDIFHTVISNCIQILVQDLESACEPALIAMIKIQWQNIECVGDQSTYVNAITSHLKQTIPILRDNLSSSRKYFTQFCIKFASSFIPKFTQNIYKCKPINTVGAEQLLLDTHMLKTVLIDLPSIGSQVDRKAPPPYTKVVIKGMTKAEMILKVVMSPTDPIDSFVNQYLKLLPESQLSEFQKILDMKGLKKSEQIILIETYKSKHPGNSLSDNHTNNIDLSFQSPEHEAGRIRKLEKLIKKRLPN; translated from the exons ATGGATATATCCACCATGGATGATGAGGAATACTTAGAAGAAGATGATGGCCCAgaattacttataaattttcCTCCCGAAGTACAAGCAGCAATTGAAcaa GTGTTACCATCAAATGATCCACTTGATCAACCAAATTTTAACGCTGtagattatataaatacattatttccCACAGAACAGTCTTTATCAAACATTGATGATGTAATTTCGaaaatggaattaaaaattCGTTCGATTGATGATGAAATTAGTACAGTAGTCCGTGGTCAAACAACGTCTCATCAAGATGGTAGATTAGCGTTAGAGCAAGCACAACGAGTTATACGTCAATTATTTGTACAAGTTAAAGATATTAAAACCAAAGCTGAAAAGTCTGAAGAAATGGTTCGTGAAATCACACGAGATATTAAGCAATTAGATTGTGCTAAACGAAATTTAACTGCAGCTATTACAACCCTGAATCATTTACATATGCTTGTAGGTGGTTTGGATAGCTTGAAATCGTTAACACAAAAACGATTATATGGGGAAATTGTTCTTCCTTTACAAGCTATTAGTGAAGTTATGgctcattttcaaaattataatgacaTTCCTCAAATACAAGACTTATCACAGCAAGTTGCAAAAATTCATGTAGAATTAGCTGAACAAATTACGAAAGATTTCCATGAAGCATTTGCTGGACCAAATGCTAAAAGTTTTGTTCCTAATAAACAATTAGCCGAAGCTTGTAATATTGTCTCGATACTTGATCCAAAAGTGAAACGagatttattaaaatggttTATCAATCTACAACTACAAGAGTATATCCATTTGTTCCAAGAAAATCAAGATACCGCTTGGCTAGATAAAATCGATAAACGTTATGCttggataaaacgacatttacTGGAATTCGAAGATAAATTTGGTGCAATGTTTCCCGTAAATTGGGAAGTATCTGAACGAATAACAGTCGAATTTTGTCGAATAACACGAGATGAATTATCAAAAATCATGCAGAAACGAAAAACTGAgattgatattaaattattattatacgcaATACAACGAAcgagtaattttgaaaatttactagGTCGACGATTTACCGGTGTAACTTTGGAAGAAAGCTCGGATAAAGTTCGAAAGACTTCACAGATTCAAGAATCTGCAGCATCTAACGTGCCtaacgataataaaattatttcaccttttGATGGTTTAATTGGACAATGTTTTGAGccatatttgtatatttatgtaGAAAGTATTAATAGAAATTTAGCGGATTTAATTGATCGATTCGTTCAAGATGCAAAACAAGTTCCACCTGGACAAATTGAATCGAGTGATGGTAGTTCGATGGTGTTACCATCTTGTGCTgatctttttgtattttataagaaatgtaTGGTGCAATGTACGCAATTGAGTTGTGGACAATCAATGTTAGATTTAGCAGcgatttttcagaaatatttaaaagaatacgcaattaaattacttcaaaataatttacctaAAATTGGAAACAATTCTCAAACTATAG GAAGTAGTGTTTCGTCTATAACCAGAgacttacaaaatttatcaacatcaggtctaatacaaaattttagtagTTTATTAAAAGAAGGTGATATTACACGATTTACGAAAGAGGAGCAAACTCGAATATGTTGTATTTTACAAACAGCGGAATATTGTTTGGAAACTACACAACaattagaagaaaaattaaaagaaaaaattgattctgCTTACAAAgatcaaattaatttatcacAAGAGCAAGATATTTTTCATAC agttatatcaaattgtatacaaatattagTGCAAGATTTGGAATCAGCATGTGAGCCAGCATTAATTGCCATGATTAAG ATTCAGTGGCAAAACATCGAATGTGTTGGTGATCAAAGTACTTACGTGAATGCAATTACATCACATCTCAAACAAACGATACCAATTCTACGCGATAATTTATCATCATCACGAAAATATTTCACAcaattttgtatcaaatttgCAAGttcatttataccaaaatttacacaaaacatTTACAAATGTAAGCCAATAAATACGGTGGGCGCTGAACAATTATTATTGGATACACATATGTTAAAAACTGTACTTATCGATTTACCATCAATTGGATCACAAGTGGATCGCAAAGCGCCACCACCCTACACAAAAGTTGTCATAAAAGGGATGACCAAAgctgaaatgattttaaaagttgTGATGTCACCAACAGATCCAATTGATTCGTTTGTCAATCaatatctaaaattattacCAGAATCTCAATTAAGTGAATTTCAGAAGATTTTAGATATGAAAGGATTGAAGAAAAGtgaacaaatcattttaatcgaAACTTATAAATCCAAACATCCGGGTAATTCCTTATCGGATAATCATACGAATAATATTGATCTATCATTCCAAAGTCCTGAACATGAGGCAGGACGTATTAGAAAATTAgagaagttaattaaaaaacgtttaccgaattaa
- the LOC123300517 gene encoding cell cycle checkpoint control protein RAD9A-like, translated as MNCVIPGGNLKIFGKSLHALCRFGDALHIEPSESKLSIRTVNMTKTAYAVVDFTPAFFQFYEVQDVEEEQTDCLKCKLPMKAMLNAFKNTSNLEKNVLTCKMKYSVDSESLTLKFRFKHEIIKTHIIYLLDGETLEELNLADKYSNMIATPSSIFQHALQNFQTTDNEISFDVFKNKITLRNYMQNDMCIKMLRSQITIHSTDFSKCDIGAETDIRFSLKLFRAAIGFAETFHLNVSVNFDTSGKPLIVSTKNDQTFEAAFVLSTLRLDDETQSTVSDKNTSKQIKIRTSSSRESVKRKIPTPTNNNETQIDTEENMLEITNMLLNDEDFPEVIENDAKRRKSVENGVKESDPEIVHTVFKRCFEMTLCPTELSQDVLAEDSDEES; from the exons ATGAATTGTGTTATACCTGGTGGTAATCTAAAAA tttttggaaaatcaTTGCACGCTCTATGCCGATTCGGAGATGCACTTCATATAGAACCATCGGAAAGTAAATTATCAATTAGAACTGTAAATATGACCAAAACTGCATATGCTGTGGTCGATTTTACGCCagcattttttcagttttatgaaGTACAAGATGTTGAAGAGGAACAAACGGAttgtttgaaatgtaaattaCCGATGAAAGCAATGTtgaatgcttttaaaaatacctcaaatttagaaaaaaat gTTTTAACGTGTAAAATGAAATACTCTGTGGATAGTGAAAGTCTAacattaaaatttcgatttaaacatgaaattattaaaacacaCATAATTTACTTATTAGATGGTGAAACTTTAGAGGAACTAAATCTTGCTGATAAATACTCAAATATGATTGCAACACCTagttcgatatttcaacatgccttacaaaattttcaaacaacagATAATGAGATCtcatttgatgtttttaaaaataaaattacgttACGTAATTATATGCAAAATGATATGTGTATTAAAATGCTACGATCGCAAATTACGATACATAGTACGGATTTTAGTAAATGTGATATTGGAGCTGAAACGGATATACGATTTTCATTGAAGTTGTTTCGAGCTGCTATTGGATTTGcagaaacttttcatttgaatgtttcagttaattttgatacaagtggaaa aCCACTTATCGTTTCAACTAAAAATGACCAAACTTTTGAGGCAGCATTTGTACTTTCAACATTGAGACTTGACGATGAAACGCAATCAACTGTCTCagataaaaatacttcaaaacaaataaaaatacgaaCATCAAGTTCAAGAGAATCCGTAAAACGTAAAATACCTACTCCCACAAACAACAATGAAACACAAATTGACACCGAAGAAAATATGTTAGAAATAACAAATATGCTATTAAATGATGAAGATTTTCCAGAAGTAATAGAAAATGATGCTAAACGAAGAAAGTCTGTAGAGAACGGTGTAAAAGAATCTGATCCTGAAATTGTACATACTGTATTTAAACGATGCTTTGAAATGACTCTGTGCCCTACGGAATTAAGTCAAGATGTTTTGGCAGAAGATTCTGATGAAGAGAgctga
- the LOC123299849 gene encoding cuticle collagen sqt-1-like: MKIQKDFYYNYYYLVNLFVIIFTIVTIGNCEEKWKWQSNSRRSGGSAAELRQPGFKPQYDYLQHRPGGRPHYEVSEIQDGLPSRPFLKPQDFRPPADYRPDYEEQRPPYNEYPPLNNRPNRPYRPNRPPARPNPAFTGDEYPPNNGGGTQDVLTGPVPSWDQNKEPVIKNYDRCKCAAKFNCNTPGISFGHCDVGKQYCCYNSKGDALDGIDIPNRPNHRPQNNNDRDPGILVGPGGPTGIIGRPPQNNGPNGIIGRPPQNNNHHNDYRPPHQNEDNPGILVGPGGPTGIIGRPPKHQRPLPYPGGPNTPLHSAENGILVGPGGPFDHHEQQNNGPYQQRPYRETKTN; this comes from the exons atttttattacaattattattatcttgtaaatttatttgtaataatatttacaatcgTAACAATTGGAAATTGTGAAGAAAAATGGAAATGGCAATCAAATTCACGACGGTCTGGAGGAAGTGCAGCAGAATTACGTCAACCTGGATTCAAGCCACAATATGATTATTTACAACA CCGTCCAGGAGGTCGTCCACATTATGAAGTATCTGAAATTCAAGATGGTTTACCATCTCGCCCATTCTTAAAACCTCAAGATTTTCGTCCACCAGCAGATTATAGGCCGGACTACGAAGAACAACGTCCACCCTACAATGAATATCCACCATTGAATAACAGACCTAATAGACCGTACAGACCAAATAGACCACCTGCACGTCCTAATCCAGCATTCACAGGTGATGAATATCCACCAAATAATGGTGGTGGAACACAAGATGTTCTTACTGGACCCGTTCCGTCATGGGATCAAAATAAAGAACCAGTTATCAAGAATTACGACCGTTGCAAGTGTGCCGCCAAATTTAATTGCAATACACCTGGAATTTCATTC gGTCATTGTGATGTTGGAAAACAATACTGCTGTTATAACAGTAAAGGCGATGCTCTCGATGGAATAGATATTCCAAATCGCCCAAATCATCGTCCTCAAAACAACAACGATCGTGATCCCGGTATATTAGTTGGGCCAGGCGGGCCAACGGGTATAATTGGACGACCTCCACAAAATAACGGACCAAATGGTATTATTGGACGACCTCCTCAAAATAATAACCATCACAACGACTATCGTCCACCACATCAAAATGAAGATAATCCGGGTATCTTAGTTGGACCTGGAGGTCCGACTGGTATTATTGGACGTCCACCAAAACATcaac GTCCATTACCATATCCTGGTGGTCCAAATACACCATTACATTCAGCGGAAAATGGTATTTTAGTGGGTCCAGGTGGACCTTTTGATCATCACGAACAACAGAATAATGGTCCATATCAACAACGACCGTATAGAGAAACAAAAACgaattag
- the LOC123300390 gene encoding probable ATP-dependent RNA helicase kurz: protein MGKKGFNWKSRQVVDTIIDNTKTKQIQLDDSFKNSSYDSCNTLVLPSKKRKTKIKQQAVIQTKLLSKSKRKVLEKIVERKKKKEKRGSLLEALKQVQVSEEELKQFTPIAAIQTKGLRNFKQQLNLQSNFNKFDDEPVKEVKLNGIKGSFKRKLQSEVDETNKKKKISDLNVVGFDSESENSEDSSDSDGELSEIDNDKAEVSVPEPEIKSEEDDNEDKNSKVSEIPQKNEKRSKEQITHKTSEEGKLQENSKENPSPKIKIESKPATFVSVNRKPEIQAARLKLPILAEEQVVMEKINENQIIIIAGETGSGKTTQVPQFLYEAGYAKEKMIGITEPRRVAAISMSKRVCEEMNLTSEEVSYLIRFEGNVTPKTKIKFMTDGVLLKEIESDFILSKYSVIILDEAHERSVYTDILIGLLSRIVPLRYKRGNPLKLIVMSATLRIEDFTENPRLFKQTPPVLKIDSRQFPVTIHFNKRTNENYLLEAYKKAVKIHNQLPAGGILIFLTGQREVNWLVRKLRKTFPYRLKKSKESENDQEKEEVSDNDSDDDFCSRKLKKKRTKKQIKLPEINLDDYSLPADTEDVDSADGTDIESEDELEDEIVTKNTSQPLWALPLYSLLPSYKQAKVFEAPPEGTRLCVVSTNVAETSLTIPNIKYVIDTGKAKVRLYDKLTGVSTHQVTWASQAAANQRAGRAGRTAPGHCYRLYSSAVFNDTFKEFSEPEIQQKPVDDLYLQMKCMNIDKIVNFPFPSAPDLIQLKSAEKRLIQIGALQPNEQDTNKPSTVTPLGRAISKFPVLPRFGKMLALSHQQNLLPFTICMVAALSVPEVLLEVPIFHTDEMSAKNIRQKWQQTRRAWAGVGNSLLLGDPMVLLRAVGAAEYANSQGSLEKFCNDNGLRHKAVVEIRKLRVQLTNEIKANMPELDLIVDPKMAPPTDIQAKLLRQILLSGMSDQVAKKLDVTEVKEIVDKAKFKYAYQAPELEEPIFMHSSSVLRKTAPEWVVYQEIYENNKMFMRGVTAIEPEWLPTYASAVCNLGEPLKDPEPRYEPKNGKMYCSVTGSFGNQNWLLPQVEIPFPESYAKYKWFAKCILEGQVFKKLERFKKSLLNAPSTMVKTWANLQPRTNVLLKTLMSRKAGSREQLKAIWKTEPDFLLDAYQKWLPESAHNEIALIWPPLD from the exons atgggaaaaaaGGGCTTTAATTGGAAATCTCGACAAGTGGTTGATACTATCATcgataatacaaaaacaaaacaa attcAATTAGACGATTCGTTCAAGAATAGCAGTTATGATTCATGTAATACTTTAGTTTTGCCCTCGAAGAAGcgtaaaactaaaataaaacaacaagcAGTTATTCAAACTAAATTATTGTCGAAATCAAAACGAAAAGTATTAGAGAAGATTGTAGAACGTAAGAAGAAAAAGGAAAAG cgtGGGTCTTTACTAGAAGCCTTAAAGCAAGTTCAAGTTAGTGAAGaggaattaaaacaatttacacCAATCGCTGCAATCCAGACAAAAGGACTTCGAAATTTTAAACAGCAATTGAACttacaaagtaattttaataaatttgatgatgAACCTGTTAAAGAAGTTAAATTAAATGGAATTAAAGGAAGTTTTAAACGGAAATTGCAATCGGAAGTTGATGAAActaataaaaagaagaaaattagtGACCTAAATGTTGTAGGTTTTGACTCCGAATCAGAAAACAGTGAAGATTCTAGCGATTCAGATGGTGAATTAAGTGAAATAGACAATGACAAAGCTGAAGTATCAGTACCTGAACCCGAAATTAAGTCTGAGGAAGATGACAATGAAGATAAAAATTCTAAGGTATCAGAAATACcacagaaaaatgaaaaaaggtcTAAAGAACAAATCACTCATAAAACTTCAGAAGAAGGGAAACTGcaagaaaattcaaaagaaaacccaagtcctaaaattaaaattgaatctaAACCTGCTACATTTGTGAGTGTTAATAGAAAACCAGAAATTCAAGCCGCCCGATTAAAGTTACCTATTTTAGCTGAAGAACAAGTTGTTATggaaaaaatcaatgaaaatcaaATCATTATTATAGCTGGAGAAACCGGTAGTGGAAAAACAACTCAAGTTCCACAATTTTTGTATGAAGCCGGTTATGCTAAAGAAAAAATGATTGGTATAACAGAACCAAGACGTGTTGCAGCCATTTCCATGTCGAAACGTGTTTGCGAAGAAATGAATTTAACATCAGAAGAAGTTTCATATTTAATTCGATTTGAGGGTAATGTTacaccaaaaacaaaaattaaatttatgaccgatggtgttttattaaaagaaattgaaagtgattttattttaagtaaatattcaGTCATTATTTTAGACGAAGCTCACGAGAGAAGTGTTTACACTGACATATTAATTGGTTTACTATCGAGAATTGTCCCCTTACGATATAAACGTGGAAACCCCTTAAAGTTAATAGTTATGTCTGCTACATTACGAATTGAAGACTTTACGGAAAATCCAAGGTTATTCAAGCAAACTCCACCAGTTTTAAAGATAGATTCTCGTCAGTTTCCTGttacaattcattttaataaacgtacaaatgaaaattatttacttgaaGCTTATAAAAAAGCTGTTAAAATCCATAATCAATTACCAGCAGGAggtattttaattttccttACTGGACAAAGAGAAGTAAATTGGTTAGTTAGAAAATTACGCAAAACTTTCCCTTAtagattgaaaaaatcgaaagaatCCGAAAACGATCAAGAAAAAGAAGAAGTGTCAGATAATGATTCGGATGATGATTTTTGTTCGAGAAAGTTGAAGAAAAAACGtacgaaaaaacaaattaaacttcCAGAAATCAATTTAGATGATTATAGTTTACCTGCGGATACCGAAGATGTTGATTCTGCTGATGGAACTGATATTGAAAGTGAAGATGAATTGGAAGACGAAATTGTGACGAAAAACACTTCACAACCATTATGGGCACTACCATTGTATTCGTTATTACCATCGTATAAACAGGCCAAGGTGTTTGAGGCTCCACCGGAAGGTACTCGATTATGTGTAGTTTCAACGAATGTAGCAGAAACATCTTTAACAATTCCGAACATCAAATACGTTATTGATACAGGGAAAGCGAAAGTTAGATTATATGATAAATTAACAGGAGTGAGTACACATCAGGTCACATGGGCAAGTCAAGCAGCTGCAAACCAACGAGCTGGACGTGCTGGACGTACGGCACCAGGTCATTGTTACAGATTATATTCAAGTGCAGTGTTTAATGACACCTTCAAAGAATTTTCTGAACCagaaattcaacaaaaaccaGTTGACGATTTGTATTTACAAATGAAATGTATGAACATAgataaaattgtcaattttccatTCCCGTCAGCTCCTGATTTGATTCAATTAAAGTCAGCGGAAAAACGATTGATACAGATTGGAGCATTGCAACCAAATGAACAAGATACCAACAAACCTTCGACTGTAACGCCATTAGGACGAGCCATTAGTAAGTTTCCTGTATTACCTCGTTTTGGAAAAATGTTGGCTTTAAGTCATCAACAGAATTTATTGCCTTTTACAATATGTATGGTAGCTGCACTTTCAGTACCCGAAGTACTATTAGAGGTACCAATATTCCACACTGATGAAATGTCTGCAAAAAATATCCGACAAAAATGGCAACAAACTAGACGAGCATGGGCTGGTGTAGGCAATTCGTTATTATTAGGAGATCCAATGGTTTTGTTACGAGCTGTTGGGGCTGCAGAATATGCAAATTCACAAGGTTCCTTGGAGAAATTTTGTAATGATAATGGTCTACGACATAAAGCTGTTgttgaaattcgaaaattacGAGTACAATTAACTAATGAAATTAAAGCTAATATGCCGGAATTAGATTTAATAGTTGATCCAAAAATGGCACCTCCAACAGATATTCAAGCCAAATTATTACGCCAAATTTTATTAAGTGGAATGTCGGATCAAGTGGCTAAGAAGTTAGATGTAACTGAAGTGAAAGAGATTGTCGATAAAGCGAAGTTCAAATACGCTTATCAAGCTCCTGAATTAGAAGAACCTATTTTTATGCATTCTAGTTCAGTCTTACGAAAAACTGCCCCCGAATGGGTTGTCTAtcaagaaatttatgaaaataataaaatgtttatgcGAGGAGTTACCGCCATCGAACCTGAATGGTTGCCAACATACGCTTCGGCTGTTTGTAACTTAGGTGAACCTTTAAAAGATCCTGAACCCAGATATGAAcccaaaaatggtaaaatgtaTTGCTCTGTTACTGGTAGTTTTGGTAACCAAAATTGGTTATTACCACAAGTGGAAATACCATTTCCTGAAAGTTATGCAAAATATAAGTGGTTTGCAAAATGTATACTCGAGGGTCAAGTGTTCAAGAAATTAGAACGGTTTAAGAAATCATTATTGAATGCTCCTAGTACAATGGTGAAAACATGGGCAAATTTACAACCGCGTACTAATGTTCTTTTGAAAACATTAATGTCAAGGAAAGCAGGTTCCAGAGAGCAGTTAAAAGCAATTTGGAAAACTGAACCTGATT ttttattGGATGCGTATCAAAAATGGTTGCCAGAATCTGCTCATAATGAAATTGCATTAATATGGCCTCCACTAGATtag